The following coding sequences are from one Triticum aestivum cultivar Chinese Spring chromosome 5A, IWGSC CS RefSeq v2.1, whole genome shotgun sequence window:
- the LOC123108380 gene encoding heavy metal-associated isoprenylated plant protein 30 has product MSVSSVLSSFLYGCFNPAGGRYHHHRAGAYYHSSHPTSADTMYYNQSGFAGGRRMGRSSRPLSLQTVELKVRMCCSGCARVVKHALTKLRGVDSVEVEVEMEKVTVTGYVERHRVLKEVRRAGKKAEFWPNPDQPLHFTTAKDYFHDQESFRPSYNYYRHGYNGDKHGHLPEPHRGSDPVSNMFNDDDVNACSIM; this is encoded by the exons ATGTCTGTGTCGTCGGTGCTGTCGTCGTTCCTGTACGGCTGCTTCAACCCTGCGGGCGGGCGGTACCACCACCACCGCGCCGGAGCCTACTACCACAGCAGCCACCCCACGAGCGCCGACACCATGTACTACAACCAGAGCGGGTTCGCCGGCGGCCGCAGGATGGGCCGGAGCAGCAGGCCGCTGTCCCTGCAG ACGGTGGAGCTCAAGGTGCGGATGTGCTGCTCGGGGTGCGCGCGGGTGGTGAAGCACGCGCTGACCAAGCTGCGCGGGGTGGACAgcgtggaggtggaggtggagatgGAGAAGGTGACGGTGACCGGGTACGTGGAGCGGCACCGGGTGCTCAAGGAGGTGCGGCgcgccgggaagaaggccgagttcTGGCCCAACCCGGACCAGCCGCTGCACTTCACCACCGCCAAGGACTACTTCCACGACCAGGAGTCGTTCCGCCCCAGCTACAACTACTACCGCCACGGCTACAACGGCGACAAGCACGGCCACCTCCCGGAGCCCCACCGCGGCTCCGACCCCGTCAGCAACATGTTCAACGACGACGACGTCAACGCGTGCTCCATCATGTAG